From a single Cryptococcus deuterogattii R265 chromosome 5, complete sequence genomic region:
- a CDS encoding CCR4-NOT transcription complex subunit 3 translates to MALRKLQAEIDRTLKSVATGVEVFEATFDKLNYATNTTQKDKLENDLKTQIKKLQRMRDQIKAWLGNGDIKDKTALLENRRLIETQMERFKALEKETKMKAFSKEGLIAQSKLDPAEKAKRDMIDWIGSTTDELSRQIEQTEAEVESLQVGKKKKQAGERLDELEELNERREWHIGRLEVVQRMLENGQLTVGDVEDIQEDVKYFLEANMEEDFDFDNGIYDELNLQDEEDFHDYLHEHPSATDELEAESEPVVTTPAPKTIAKEKEDKKATPHRLSKSEPRDKEEEIPPSPVVLKKTPSRKTTLDKDKKDKKDKEKEDKERKEHEREEKEREERSSSSQPTPSKPAPLPPIKYAAAAAAAVGGSVSASAPSQATPSVPSESSRDENVASPDEIAAAPISAYLPPPPPGLSRSPSQAATPQASSPGTPSLQSRAPSTGPGTTDMTTPSQAPGSTLPPPGYPAPPSSSSAESSRAAAQAQVAAEQAQVQAQAQAQAQAQAQAQNQLSAAQIQAQLQAAQEVQGQAGVMGNLMQSFEVAKEISKRRSDDANELHAALESSFANAPQQMDAEPPRYYHPQNPIKTPSYYPQSRLPILEDKSIYSRLELDQLFYIFYYMTGTYEQWLAARELKKQSWRFHKQYLTWFQRAHNPQAITSDYEQGGYYYFDWENSWCQRRKSDFRFEYRWLSDH, encoded by the exons ATGGCGTTAAGAAAACTGCAAG CGGAGATCGACCGCACCCTCAAATCGGTCGCTACGGGTGTGGAGGTGTTCGAAGCTACCTTCGACAAACTTAACTACGCTACCAACACAACCCAGAAGGACAAACTTGAAAATGATCTCAAGACCCAAATCAAGAAGCTTCAGCGTATGCGAGATCAGATCAAGGCTTGGCTGGGTAACGGCGACATCAAAGACAAGACGGCGTTGCTCGAAAACAGGCGGTTGATTGAAACTCAGATGGAAAGATTCAAGGCgcttgaaaaggaaactAAGATGAAGGCTTTCTCCAAGGAAGGGTTGATCGCACAGTCTAAACTGGATCCTGCCGAGAAGGCCAAGCGAGATATGATTGACTGGATCGGGTCAACTACCGACGAACTATCAAGACAAATCGAGCAGACAGAGGCAGAAGTTGAATCTCTCCAAgtgggcaagaagaagaagcaggctGGAGAAAGGCTggatgagcttgaagagctgaatgagaggagagaatggcATATTGGGAGGCTGGAAGTTGTCCAGAGGATGTTGGAGAACGGACAACTAACGGTtggagatgttgaggatATCCAAGAAGATGTGAAATACTTCCTCGAAGCAAACATG gaagaagactttgaCTTTGACAACGGTATCTACGACGAACTCAATCTtcaagatgaggaagatttcCATGACTATCTTCACGAACATCCGTCCGCAACGGATGAGCTCGAAGCTGAATCGGAGCCCGTTGTCACCACACCAGCACCAAAGACCATTgccaaggaaaaagaagacaagaaagCCACCCCTCACAGGTTGTCTAAATCTGAGCCTCGagacaaggaggaggaaatcCCTCCCAGTCCTGTGgtattgaagaagacacCGTCAAGAAAGACGACCTTAGACAAGGAtaagaaggacaagaaggacaaggagaaggaagacaaggagCGCAAGGAGCACGAAcgggaagaaaaggagagggaagaaaggtcTTCCAGCAGTCAACCTACCCCCTCCAAACCtgctccccttcctcccatcaAATatgctgccgctgctgccgcgGCCGTTGGGGGTTCTGTTTCTGCTTCTGCGCCATCTCAGGCAACTCCTTCTGTTCCCTCAGAAAGTTCCAGGGACGAGAATGTTGCTTCTCCGGATGAAATTGCTGCAGCTCCTATCTCTGCGTACTtgcctccaccacctccagGGCTTTCGCGTTCGCCTTCTCAGGCTGCTACTCCCCAAGCCTCCTCCCCTGGAACTCCGAGCCTTCAATCTCGTGCGCCTAGCACTGGCCCGGGAACGACTGACATGACTACTCCCAGTCAAGCGCCCGGAAgcactcttcctcctccaggcTATCCTGCgccaccatcttcatcttctgccgaGTCTTCTCGTGCTGCTGCCCAAGCTCAAGTTGCCGCTGAACAAGCGCAGGTACAGGCTCAGGCTCAagcccaagctcaagctcaagcacAGGCTCAGAACCAGCTTTCTGCTGCTCAAATCCAAGCCCAATTGCAGGCTGCTCAGGAAGTACAGGGTCAAGCGGGAGTCATGGGTAACTTGATGCAAAGCTTTGAGGTCGCTAAAGAGATTT CCAAGCGACGTTCAGATGACGCGAATGAGTTGCATGCCGCTTTGGAAAGTAGTTTTGCTAACGCTCCTCAACAAATGGATGCTGAGCC TCCTCGCTactatcatcctcaaaacCCCATCAAAACGCCATCGTACTATCCTCAGTCTCGACTTCCTATACTCGAAGACAAGTCTATCTATTCTCGTCTCGAACTCGACCAGTTATTCTACATTTTCTACTACATGACTGGCACATACGAACAATGGCTCGCCGCCAGGGAACTGAAAAAGCAAAGTTGGAGGTTCCACAAGCAATACTTAACTTGGTTCCAGCGAGCGCACAACCCGCAAGCCATTACAAGTGATTACGAACAAGGAGGGTATTACTACTTCGATTGGGAGAACAGTTGGTGtcagaggagaaagagtgATTTCAGATTTGAA TACCGATGGTTATCAGATCACtag
- a CDS encoding malate dehydrogenase (oxaloacetate-decarboxylating), producing the protein MYLGSSTSALTRAATARIALRRSTVASRRNVTSPTITAEDKNLIPIRTNLRGSALLNTPRLNKGAGFTREERQIFGLEGFLPYDVHSLEKQCLRAYNQLCKQPSVILKHAFLASLRDQNQVLFYRLMQDRLKELLGVLYTPGAAEAVAGYSSLFRRPVGCYISFPNQDGMRAQLEGHLTDVNRTADVAYDSNKPDDAIDLVVVTDAEAILGIGDQGVGGITISTSKAALYTLGAGINPNRILPVVLDCGTDNHALFSDPLYMGWKRTRIRGKNYDQFIDRFISNCRELFPNAIIHFEDFGMANAYRLMEKYKNIPMFNDDIQGTGAVALAALLSAIKVAGSRLSDQRIVIYGAGSAGMGIADQIKDGLMILEGLDKEEAARRFWCVDRNGLLVESMGNGLRHSQMPYARPDAEVEHWTKEDEDKNGIWLMDVIKNVKPTVLIGTSTHSRAFSEELVREIGKHVERPIIFPMSNPTVLCEVDPADALAWTENRALVATGSPFPPVKLGNGKEYVVAQTNNALIYPALGLGAILARSKTISNSMLMAGVNSLASLSPALSNPEASLLPDLADVRKVSVDVAAAVVRQAVEDGNAYDENTLRYAKGKGDVSLEDYIRGRMWDAVYRPLELVD; encoded by the exons ATGTATCTAGGCAG CTCTACATCTGCTCTCACTCGCGCGGCCACTGCCCGTATTGCTCTTCGCCGATCGACTGTCGCTAGTAGGAGAAACGTCACCAGCCCTACTATCACAGCCGAAGACAAGAACTTGATCCCCATACG GACGAATCTTCGAG GCTCTGCCCTGCTGAACACTCCTCGC CTCAACAAG GGCGCTGGTTTTACCCGTGAAGAACGACAAATCTTTGGCCTCGAAGGTTTCTTGCCTTACGATGTCCACTCTCTGGAAAAGCAATGTTTAAGAGCCTACAACCAGCTCTGCAAA CAACCCTCTGTCATCCTCAAGCACGCTTTTCTCGCCTCCCTCCGTGACCAAAATCAGGTTCTCTTCTACAGGCTTATGCAAGATCGTCTTAAAGAGCTTTTGGGCGTCCTTTACACTCCTG GTGCTGCCGAGGCTGTCGCGGGTTactcctctcttttcagAAGACCTGTTGGTTGCTATATT TCCTTCCCTAATCAAGATGGCATGCGTGCTCAGCTCGAAGGCCATCTTACCGATGTTAATCGTACTGCCGATGTCGCTTACGACTCAAATAAACCGGACGATGCTATCGACTTGGTCGTCGTAACCGACGCTGAGGCTATCCTTGGTATCGGAGATCAAGGTGTCGGCGGTATTACTATCTCAACCTCCAAGGCCGCGCTTTACACTCTCGGTGCCGGTATCAATCCTAATCGTATCCTGCCGGTCGTCCTCGATTGCGGTACAGACAACCatgccctcttctccgaTCCCCTGTACATGGGCTGGAAGCGAACCCGAATAAGGGGTAAGAACTACGACCAGTTCATCGACCGATTCATTTCCAACTGCCGAGAGCTTTTCCCTAATGCTATCATCCACTTTGAGGACTTTGGTATGGCGAACGCCTACAGGTTGATGGAGAAATATAAAAACATCCCTATGTTCAACGATGATATCCAAGGTACTGGTGCCGTCGCCCTTGCTGCTTTGCTTTC CGCCATCAAAGTTGCCGGTAGCAGACTCTCTGATCAACGTATCGTCATCTATGGTGCCGGTTCCGCCGGTATGGGTATTGCCGACCAGATCAAGGACGGCCTCATGATCCTCGAGGGTCTTGATAAGGAGGAGGCTGCTCGACGTTTCTGGTGTGTCGACCGAAATGGTTTGTTGGTTGAGAGCATGGGCAACGGTTTGAGGCACTCTCAGATGCCCTACGCCCGACCTGATGCCGAGGTAGAACATTGGAccaaagaggatgaggacaaAAACGGTATCTGGTTGATGGACGTTATTAAGAACGTGAAGCCTACCGTATTGATCGGTACTTCTACCCATTCTAGGGCGTTCTCTGAGGAGCTTGTGCGAGAGATA GGCAAGCACGTTGAGAGGCCTATCATCTTTCCTATGTCGAACCCTACCGTTTTGTGTGAAGTTGACCCTG CCGATGCTCTCGCTTGGACTGAAAACCGTGCTCTCGTCGCCACTGgctctcccttccccccTGTTAAGCTCGGCAACGGCAAAGAAT ACGTCGTTGCCCAAACCAATAACGCTCTTATCTATCCTGCCCTCGGCCTCGGTGCCATTCTCGCCCGATCCAAGACCATTTCCAACTCTATGCTCATGGCCGGTGTCAattctcttgcttccctctctcccgcCCTCTCGAACCCCGAGgcctcccttcttcccgaCTTGGCCGATGTTCGAAAGGTCTCCGTTGatgtggctgctgctgtcgTCAGGCAGGCCGttgaggatgggaatgCGTATGACGAAAATACTCTCAGGTATGCGAAGGGCAAGGGTGATGTGTCGTTGGAAGATTACATCAGGGGCAGGATGTGGGATGCCGTCTACCGACCCCTCGAGTTAGTTGACTAA
- a CDS encoding ubiquitin carboxyl-terminal hydrolase 22/27/51, with amino-acid sequence MAASQSSVFDRTDTSICPHLSALLSAPSASSRNPGSPGANGNALVSPLGTKGAEIEKRFVDVVKWGALPQGVKRRKTMSPGCHTCKTPLSRPWACLTCSYTGCMPLVGKGANEKDCMKRHWKSSGRKCAFAIDPFTGTIFCEACGDTTYPDTFESLYLTTRIRVEESNDHSREPGVVSGKARGRGEWKSWNSGNSALSEREVAKTSCRGLRPLLNLSQTCFLSAILQALVHNPLLKAYFLSDRHNRYVCTNGGKGLLVGKPFLGVENGPGAVGSDRERGCMCCEMDKAFEEFYNEDKSPFGPITMLYAMWHASTELEGYGQQDAHSFFLAALDQIHAHAKGQLSSCNCIAHQTFAGTLQSSVICSKCSKTSNTVDPILDIQLDFPPPSAPSPASSSSDSSAFGPSTNGQADQLTLAGMLRKFCAPERVGEPGGKGYECSGCGGGVGVVATRKLGVKKLAPVLSFQLKRFAHSSATTSVKIESHVRFPSTLDMRPYVDFSSSSKSVKDNKGKELPDSLYIYDLFAVVTHEGKLDNGHYWADVRDGEEWWHCDDDKVTPTSLSAVLAQRAYMLFYVKRSIAYAQPMSKLLASGSTAPNGA; translated from the exons ATGGCGGCCTCTCAATCCAGCGTATTTGACAGGACTGACACATCTATATGCCCTCATTTATCCGCTCTTCTCAGCGCACCAAGCGCTTCTTCGAGAAACCCTGGCTCGCCAGGAGCCAATGGTAACGCACTAGTGTCCCCACTTGGCACCAAAGGGgctgagattgagaagagattCGTGGACGTTGTCAAATGGGGAGCTTTACCGCAAGGTGTTAAGCGACGGAAG ACCATGTCTCCAGGGTGTCATACTTGCAAAACTCCACTTTCCAGGCCATGGGCGTGCCTTACTTGTTCATATACTGGCTGTATGCCACTTGTGGGCAAGGGAGCTAATGAGAAAGATTGTATGAAGAGACATTGGAAGAGCAGCGGAAGGAAATGTGCTTTTG CTATCGATCCCTTTACTGGTACCATATTTTGTGAAGCTTGCGGGGACACAACGTATCCTGATACTTTCGAATCACTTTACCTTACTACTCGGATCCGCGTTGAAGAGTCAAATGATCATTCACGCGAGCCTGGAGTGGTTAGTGGCAAagcaaggggaagaggcgaaTGGAAATCGTGGAATTCAGGCAATAGTGCCCTCAGTGAGAGAGAAGTGGCGAAGACAAGTTGCCGTG GTCTGCGACCCCTTCTTAACTTATCTCAAACCTGTTTCCTCTCGGCCATTCTTCAAGCACTCGTTCATAATCCGCTTCTCAAAGCATATTTTCTTTCAGACAGACACAATCGATATGTATGCACGAACGGTGGCAAAGGCCTTTTGGTAGGGAAACCGTTCCTAGGTGTAGAGAACGGCCCAGGTGCAGTGGGAAGCGATAGAGAGAGGGGATGCATGTGTTGCGAAATGGATAAGGCTTTTGAAGAG TTCTATAACGAGGACAAATCGCCTTTTGGACCTATTACAATGCTTTACGCCATGTGGCACGCGAGCACAGAGCTCGAGGGTTATGGTCAACAGG ATGcccattctttctttcttgctGCGCTAGACCAAATCCATGCCCATGCAAAGGGTCAGCTATCCAGCTGTAACTGCATTGCCC ATCAAACCTTTGCGGGCACCCTCCAATCTTCCGTCATCTGCTCTAAGTGCTCCAAGACATCCAACACTGTCGATCCAATCCTCGACATCCAGCTCGACTTcccacctccttctgctccttcaccggcatcctcatcctccgaCTCATCTGCTTTTGGCCCGTCCACCAACGGACAAGCGGATCAATTAACATTAGCGGGCATGCTACGCAAGTTTTGTGCGCCAGAACGTGTTGGAGAACCTGGTGGTAAAGGCTATGAGTGTTCCGGATGCGGGGGTGGCGTGGGCGTTGTGGCGACGAGGAAATTGGGAGTCAAAAAGCTTGCTCCAGTGTTATCATTCCAACTCAAG CGTTTTGCCCATTCATCCGCCACTACATCCGTTAAGATCGAATCCCATGTCCGGtttccatccaccctcgATATGCGTCCTTACGTAgacttttcctcatcttctaaAAGTGTCAAAGACAATAAGGGGAAAGAATTACCAGACTCGCTGTACATATATGATCTATTCGCAGTTGTCACTCATGAAGGCAAACTGGACAATGGGCATTATTGGGCGGATGTGAGGGACGGAGAAGAGTGGTGGCACTGTGACGATGATAAGG TGACGCCTACATCTCTCTCTGCTGTATTGGCGCAGAGGGCGTACATGCTGTTTTACGTCAAACGATCCATAGCCTATGCCCAGCCGATGTCGAAGTTGTTGGCCAGCGGCAGCACGGCACCTAACGGTGCTTAA